In the Magnolia sinica isolate HGM2019 chromosome 15, MsV1, whole genome shotgun sequence genome, one interval contains:
- the LOC131226873 gene encoding putative disease resistance protein RGA1: MAEVFLSTLVETMVGNLNSLLLQQFQTARSVKKELRKLESTLSTIQAVLQDAEEQQVKSRALKNWLMKLKGVAYDADDLIDEFLTEAFQQKVRTGPAMMNRVRNFFSLPNSLVLRLKMGSRIKEIGERLCAIAEEKKFHLRDGAVDPPVNTEERLQTDSLIESEVFGRDEDKKKIVESLIHVVTQEDVSIIPIVGMGGLGKTTLAQFAYNDKRVEEHFELRMWVCVSDNFNVMRIIKLIIELATGSKCDLEGMESLQRGLQEKLSGKKFLLVLDDVWEENPEKWNSLKKSLRGARGSKIIDTTRSDKVASIMGTLPSHHLPILSEDDCWSLFRQRAFGHERQEHPNLVILGKEIVKKCQGVPLAAKSLGSLMYLKTEESQWLLVKESEIWDLPEEENHILPALRLSYYHLPSHLKQCFAYCSLFPKDYRIKKEKLIQLWMAEGFIQSSIRSNHMENIGGEYFNNLLRRSFFQDVEKDNDGNIVWCKMHDLMHDLACFVAGTECSIVQVENAESIHNMSRRLSLECGNSRKVQTFPKALKKVNHLRTLLLLEGRSFSIPRDHFVHFMCFRVLDLSRSSVTKELLVSIGKLKHLRYLDLSDTDIKSLPESISTLHHLQTLRLLGLNELAELPRDMSNMTSLRHLEISEYDNLTHMPANMGELKFLQTLPIFIIGQDRGCGIKELQDLNLRGSLIIRNLENVMCRADAQEANLKEKPNLHKLCFSWGSWDIDLKLAGNVEETFEGLRPHSNLKRLEVKGYVGVRFPHWMTSSNLVKISLRDCRRCEQLPQLGQLPLLKGLVIQGMHAVKSIGNHFYGDNVAEGFPSLEKLRLEDMPNLEEWSGFNGREVLPCLNELSVVRCPKLTTLPRLQSLKKLTLKDSNEMLLGSVANLTSLSYLNIEDFNELRSLSGGLFPNHTRLLTLQIWGCPKLESLSGELGNLAALESLSVRCDGLVSLPEELQYLTSLQNLYIEGCDGLTSLRLQGLSSLKHLTIRGYATPNVPSRT, from the exons ATGGCAGAAGTATTTCTCTCCACTCTTGTTGAGACGATGGTGGGGAACTTGAATTCTCTACTTCTGCAACAGTTTCAAACAGCACGGAGTGTCAAGAAAGAGTTGAGGAAGCTAGAGAGCACATTGTCTACGATCCAAGCAGTACTTCAAGATGCAGAGGAGCAGCAAGTGAAGAGCCGGGCACTGAAGAATTGGCTAATGAAGCTTAAGGGTGTGGCCTATGATGCAGATGACTTGATAGATGAGTTCTTAACTGAAGCTTTTCAGCAGAAAGTGAGGACAGGGCCTGCTATGATGAATAGGGTGCGCAACTTCTTTTCTCTTCCGAACTCACTTGTACTTCGCTTGAAGATGGGGAGTAGGATaaaggagattggggagagattatGTGCAATTGCAGAGGAGAAGAAGTTCCATTTGAGAGACGGAGCTGTAGATCCGCCGGTCAATACTGAAGAGAGACTGCAAACAGactctttgattgagtcggaaGTTTTTGGCAGAGatgaagataagaagaaaattgtaGAGTCGTTGATTCATGTTGTtactcaagaagatgtctcgatcATCCCCATAGTCGGTATGGGGGGCCTTGGGAAGACCACACTTGCACAATTTGCTTATAATGACAAGAGGGTAGAAGAGCATTTCGAGCTAAGGATGTGGGTTTGTGTGTCGGACAATTTCAATGTGATGAGGATAATAAAATTAATCATTGAATTAGCAACTGGCAGCAAATGTGATCTCGAAGGCATGGAATCACTGCAACGTGGCCTCCAAGAAAAGCTAAGTGGGAAGAAGTTTTTACTCGTGTTGGACGATGTGTGGGAGGAAAATCCTGAGAAGTGGAATTCACTAAAAAAATCTCTCAGAGGTGCTAGGGGTAGTAAAATCATTGATACTACCCGTAGTGATAAAGTTGCTTCAATCATGGGCACTCTCCCATCACATCATTTGCCAATATTATCAGAAGACGATTGTTGGTCTCTGTTCAGGCAACGGGCGTTTGGGCATGAAAGACAAGAACATCCAAACCTTGTAATACTCGGAAAGGAAATTGTGAAGAAGTGCCAGGGTGTTCCTTTGGCTGCGAAGTCACTCGGAAGCTTGATGTACCTTAAAACAGAGGAAAGCCAGTGGCTGTTGGTCAAAGAAAGTGAGATTTGGGATCTACCTGAAGAAGAGAATCACATTTTACCTGCCCTAAGGTTAAGTTATTATCATTTGCCATCGCATTTGAAGCAATGCTTTGCATACTGCTCATTATTTCCAAAAGATTATAGAATCAAGAAGGAGAAACTGATCCAACTTTGGATGGCCGAAGGTTTCATTCAATCATCAATCAGAAGTAACCACATGGAAAACATTGGTGGAGAGTATTTCAATAATCTATTACGGCGGTCCTTCTTTCAAGATGTTGAGAAAGACAATGATGGGAATATAGTATGGTGCAAGATGCATGACCTCATGCATGATCTTGCATGCTTTGTTGCAGGGACTGAATGCTCGATTGTGCAGGTCGAGAATGCAGAGAGCATCCATAACATGTCTCGCCGTTTGTCCTTGGAGTGTGGGAATAGCAGGAAGGTCCAAACATTCCCAAAGGCCTTAAAGAAAGTAAACCATTTGCGAACACTGCTTCTGCTTGAAGGAAGAAGTTTCAGCATCCCTCGTgatcattttgtacattttatgTGCTTCCGCGTGTTAGATTTAAGCAGATCCAGTGTTACTAAGGAGTTGTTGGTTTCAATCGGCAAGTTGAAACACTTAAGATACCTCGACCTGTCTGATACTGATATAAAATCCCTTCCTGAATCCATCAGCACCCTTCATCATCTGCAAACCTTGAGACTATTGGGGTTGAATGAACTTGCAGAGTTACCCAGGGACATGAGCAATATGACTAGCTTAAGACATCTTGAAATCAGTGAATATGATAACTTGACCCATATGCCTGCTAACATGGGAGAATTAAAGTTTCTTCAGACCTTGCCAATATTCATCATTGGTCAAGATAGAGGATGTGGTATAAAAGAGCTGCAAGACCTAAACCTTCGAGGAAGCTTGATTATTCGAAACCTCGAGAACGTGATGTGTAGAGCAGATGCACAGGAAGCAAACTTGAAGGAGAAGCCAAACCTTCATAAGTTATGCTTTTCATGGGGTTCATGGGATATTGATCTTAAGTTGGCAGGAAATGTTGAGGAAACCTTTGAAGGTCTCCGACCACATTCGAATCTCAAAAGGTTGGAGGTAAAAGGGTACGTGGGTGTCAGATTTCCGCATTGGATGacttcttcaaatctggttaaaATCTCACTGAGAGATTGCAGAAGATGCGAACAGCTCCCCCAGCTTGGCCAATTACCATTGCTTAAGGGTCTTGTGATACAGGGAATGCATGCTGTGAAATCTATTGGGAACCATTTCTATGGTGACAATGTTGCAGAGGGATTCCCGTCACTGGAAAAACTCAGGTTGGAAGATATGCCTAATTTAGAGGAGTGGTCAGGATTCAACGGAAGAGAAGTACTCCCCTGCCTTAATGAACTATCTGTCGTCAGATGCCCAAAGTTAACAACACTTCCACGCCTTCAGTCTCTGAAAAAATTGACATTGAAAGATAGTAATGAGATGTTGTTAGGTTCAGTGGCAAACCTAACCTCGCTTTCCTACTTGAATATTGAAGATTTCAATGAGCTAAGGTCGTTGTCGGGTGGGTTGTTCCCAAATCATACCCGTCTCTTGACCCTACAAATTTGGGGATGCCCAAAGCTTGAGTCTCTGTCGGGGGAGCTTGGAAACCTTGCTGCTCTAGAGTCTCTGTCTGTTCGTTGTGATGGGCTGGTATCATTGCCGGAGGAGTTACAATACCTCACCTCTCTCCAGAATCTATATATTGAAGGGTGCGATGGTCTAACGTCCTTGAGACTACAAGGCCTGAGCTCTCTTAAACATCTTACCATTCG AGGATATGCAACACCTAATGTCCCTTCGAGAACTTAG